The Danio rerio strain Tuebingen ecotype United States chromosome 10, GRCz12tu, whole genome shotgun sequence genome contains a region encoding:
- the vps26c gene encoding vacuolar protein sorting-associated protein 26C produces MSVSLDIRLKRANKVYHEGERLCGLLVVVSRDPLQHQGVSLSLEGLVNLQLSAKSVGVFEAFYNSVKPIQLVSSTMEVAKPGKVPAGRTEIPFEFPLQAKGNKQLYETYHGVFVNIQYTLRCDIRRSLLAKDLSKSCEFMVHCQPQKAKLQPNPVDFSITPETLQNIRERASLPRFLIRGHLDATCCSITRPLSGELVVENSEVPIKSIELQLVRVETCGCAEGYARDATEIQNIQIAEGDVCHGLSIPIYMVFPRLFTCPTLETTNFKVEFEVNIVIVLHDDHLITENFPLKLLRL; encoded by the exons ATGAGCGTTTCTCTGGACATCCGACTGAAGCGGGCGAATAAAGTCTACCATGAgggg gagcgtCTGTGTGGGCTGCTGGTGGTGGTCAGCAGAGACCCGCTCCAGCATCAGGGAGTGTCCCTCAGTCTGGAGGGTCTCGTCAACCTGCAGCTCAGCGCAAAGAGCGTCGGTGTGTTCGAGGCCTTCTACAACTCTGTcaag CCCATCCAGCTGGTGTCCAGCACTATGGAGGTGGCCAAGCCGGGGAAGGTTCCGGCGGGCAGGACTGAGATCCCCTTCGAGTTCCCTCTGCAGGCTAAAGGAAACAAGCAGCTGTACGAGACCTACCACGGCGTGTTCGTCAACATCCAG TACACACTCCGCTGTGACATCAGACGCTCACTGCTGGCCAAAGACCTCAGCAAGAGCTGCGAGTTCATGGTGCACTGtcag ccaCAGAAGGCCAAGCTGCAGCCTAACCCAGTGGACTTCAGCATCACACCAGAGACTCTGCAGAACATCAGAGAG CGGGCGTCTCTGCCGCGGTTCCTGATCCGGGGTCATCTGGACGCCACCTGCTGCTCGATCACGCGTCCCCTGAGCGGAGAGCTGGTGGTGGAGAACTCAGAGGTGCCCATCAAGAGCATCGAGCTGCAGCTGGTGCGGGTGGAGACCTGCg gctgtGCAGAGGGCTACGCCAGGGACGCCACAGAGATCCAGAATATCCAGATAGCAGAGGGTGACGTGTGTCACGGGCTCTCCATCCCCATCTACATGGTGTTCCCCAGACTCTTCACCTGCCCCACGCTCGAGACCACCAACTTCAAAGTGG agtTCGAGGTCAACATCGTGATCGTCCTCCACGATGATCATCTGATCACAGAAAACTTCCCCCTGAAGCTGCTGCGGCTGTGA